A stretch of DNA from Fimbriimonadaceae bacterium:
CGTCTTCAAGGAACGAGTGGAACAGCGCGACCGCGGCGACCACCGCCGTGGCAATCGCAAATCCCTTTGTGAGGGCCTTGGTCGTGTTGCCCGCGGCGTCCAGCCGCTGGACGGCTTTGGACCCCTCGGGCGAGTTGTGCCCCGCACCCGACATTTCGAACACGCCTTGGGCGTTGTCCGAGATGGGGCCGAACGTGTCCATCGCGAGGATGTACCCGGTTGTGGTGAGCAGTCCCAACCCGACGAGCGCGATGCCGTAGAAGCTGAGGATGTACCCGCCGTAATCCCCGGGAGGGAAGAAGAACAGCGGCATGATCAGCGCGATGACGATCGCGAACACCGAGAACACGCTGGATTCGAGACCGAGCGCGAATCCTTGGATGATCATCGGCGCCGGACCGGCGCTGGCCACGTCCGCGACCTCGCGCACCGGCTTCTTGTGCGTCGACACGTAGTAGTCGGTGAGGATCTCGATGGCGAACGCCATGAGGATGCCGAACAAGATGGCGGCGAAGAACATGTACCACGGCACCGTCTTGCTCTCGACGACGGCCAGGGCGATCGGCTCGCGGTTGGGCATCCCGCCCATCTGGCCTCCGGGCGAGGCCTGGGCCTTCTCCACGGTGTCGACGCTCTCCGTGAAGAAGAACATCGGGAAGTTCGGGCGCAGCACCTGGGGCTTGTCGACGCCCGCGTCCACGCCCAGCGCCAGTTTGCCGTCGGCATTGGCGTAGAGGTGGACCGGCACCGTCTTGAGCTTTTCGATCTCAAGTTTGACGCCCTGGGCCTTGGCGGCATCGAGCTGCTGCGTGATCTGCTTGTCCAGCTCGTCGACGAACACCGGGCCGAACCACGTTTCGCGGTCGACCTTCTGGCCGGGCTGGGCGGGCGTGTCCCCCTGTGCCGGCTGCTCTGGAACGTCGGCCTTGATGTGGAGCTTCACCGCCCCGAGGTTGGCCTCGCCGCCCTTGCCCACGAACGCTTCCTTGATGGTCACGTACTGTTTGGCCGAGGGATCCGAGGCGAGATTTGGATTCTGGATGGCATAGTCCAGAATTGGATTGTCCGCATCGGCAAAGTCCACCATGTGGTAGCCGGAGAGGCTCTTGATCTCGGGAAGCTGCGTCGGATCGGTGAAGATGGCCTGCTGGATCAGGTCCTGATCCTCGGGCTTGTCCATCCCCATCTCCTTGAGTTCGGGACGGTTCTGCAGGTCCGAAACCCCGATCTCCCACGTCTTCTTGCCCTTCTCCTTGGCGATCTTCTCCCGCAGGGCGAAGATCGACTTGAGATCGTTGCGGGCGAACTCTTCGGTCGAGCGGAGCGTGTTGGTCTTGATCGGGTTGCCGTTGCCGCCCATCATGAACCAGGCCAGGATGGCGGTGCCGATCGCTGCGACCACAGCCGAGGATTGGAAACCCTTGCGGATCGCTTTGAGCGGATCGGCGTCGATGTTGTCGCTGCCCTTGACCGAGAAGACGCCCACGATCGAAGCGACGATGCCGACGCCGCGGGCCATGAGGGCGAATAGGATCAGCTTCATCCACGTGGGCTGATCGAAGATCTGCGCGGTGGCTGCGCCAAGCACGATGGCCGCCACCAGGGTGACCTCGTACGATTCGAAGATGTCGGCGGCCATACCGGCGCAGTCGCCGACGTTGTCGCCCACGTTGTCCGCAATGGTTGCCGGGTTGCGGGGGTCGTCCTCGGGAATCCCGGCTTCGACCTTTCCGACGAGGTCCGCGCCTACGTCGGCCGCCTTGGTGAAGATGCCTCCTCCAACGCGCATAAAGAGCGCGGCGAGCGAGCCGCCGAACCCGAAGCCGACCAGCAGCTTCATGGCGTTGCCGCCGGCGAGCAGGAAGATCAGCGTCGCGCCGATCAAGCCCATGCCGACGGTGAACATGCCGGCGACGGCTCCGCTGCGGAAGGCGACTTCCAAGCTGCTCTTGTAGCTCGTCAAGGCCGCATGGGCCGTGCGCATGTTCGCGGCGACGGCCATCAGCATGCCCGTGTAGCCGGCGATGTACGAAGCGGCGACGCCGCCGATGAACGTGACGGCGATCCATCCGCCCAACGCCAGGGAGTCATAGCGCTTCCAGTACATGACGAAGAGACCGACCGCCAGCAGCAGGACGAACGGGATCATCGTCTTGACCTGCTGGAGCAGGTACGCCAGAGCGCCCTCGCGGATCGCTCCGCCGACCTCCTGCATCTTCTCATCGCCCGGGGACATCGCGCCGACGGAGTTGCGCAGGTAGATCCCGACCCCGATCGCGAGAATGCCCAGTGCGAGCGACACGTACAGATAGATCATGTCGTTCTGCGAGAACTTGAGGACGACGTTGCCCTCTGCCGAGGCCATCGCGAACCCGGGAAGAAGCGTCAACAACGCCCCGAGCAGCAACGTCCAGCCCCTGTGCGCCGATCGACGACGACCGCGCAGCGCCACGCATTGCGAAACCATTGTGTGGATGAACCCCCTGTTAACCATGCTTCCGTGCACCACCCTTCGTTCGGCCGCGAGGGCCGGATAAGAAACTCCGGATAGGATACCCTCCGATTCCGGAGTGTCCACCGTCAATGTGGCGAACTCCGTGGAACCTACGGGGTGGAGACGGGCTTGAAATCGGACGCCGCGTCGTGGATGGAAAGCTGGGCCTGGAGCATTTCGGCCTTCTTGCGGGTGATGCCGGTGAGAAGGGTGACCGGTAGCTGCGTGAGCATGTCCTTGACTTGGTTCCGGTTCAAAGCCAGCATCTGCTGCAGGGCGGAGATCAGCTCCTCAGTCTTGTGGCCGTACGCAACGAGCACGAGCTCGTAGAGCTTGTCGTCGTCCTGGATCGCGAACCCTCGGGGGACGTGTTTCGTCGGCTTGCCCTCTTCCTGTGCGATCGGAATCTCACGGTCGCAGGTCTCGCAGATGAGCACCTCGGTCTTCTCGTTGTAGTAGTTCAGCTCGTTGCAGTAGCCGCACCGCACTTGCGAGACGGGCATGACCTTGCCGTCCTTGATCGGGATCATGCGGTGGCAGCTCAGGCACGAGAAGTCCACCATCGGGGTCTCCGTGAGTTTGTTCGCGTAGTCGCAGTAGCAGCACACGACCGTCACGGATTGAACCTTTCGGATCTGAAGCGCGCAGTAGATTCCGTAAATCACGGCCAAGAGGCCGCCGATGAGCAGCACGTAGGCCAAGCCGATCGTGTAGCCCTCCCCCTGGTACCGAAGGAGGAGGCCACCGAGCGCCATCCCGACGACACCCGCCAATCCGAAGGCGAGGGCATGCTCCGAGTGAACTTCGACAACGTCCGAACTGCGTGTGGGTTGTTCCATGGGCCGCTCCGAGACCTTGTGGTCGGTTTCAGTATATCAAGGCCCGCCAGCAGGCACAATGACCGCGGCCGTCGTCAGTTTCCGTCCTTGGTCGGCGGAACCATGGGGCCGGTCGGCCCGCCGTCGCGCGAGTCCGTCGCGGGAACGATCAAGACGCGATTCCCGCCCTGCGACAGGGCGGTGAACCCGAACTTCGTGCCGAGATCCTGGAGCATCTCCATCCCCGTCGCGTCTCGGTAGTCGCAGCTGATCTTGACGTCCTCGAGTCCCGGCGCCACCTCGACCTGCATGCCAGTTTGGGTCGCGATCGCCTCCAGCACGGTCAACAGACCCGCTTCGTCGATCATGATCGTGTGCCGCCGCTGGTACTTGGGAACGTAGGCGGGCGGTTCGATCGGGGGCGGAGCGACGTTCGGGACCGTGGTCGTCGGGACCTGCCCACCGGCATCGGGAGCCTTTTTGGGAACCGGCGCGCCCGCGCCCGCCCCGGCGCCGCCGGCCTGCGCCGGAGGGGCATTGTGTTGCGGCGCCGGCATGAGTGCCCGCGTGGCATAGAACGTTCCGAAGGCCAGCGCGCAGAGGCACGCCGCCAGCATGGCCGCTGCCAGGGGGCGATTCCAACGCGGGGGCGTGGCGGCGGGCGCGTGGAAGCGGGGGGTGTCCGTTTGGACGGCTCGGCCCGCGCCTCGGAGGTTGTTCACCAGGGCGACCCGCTTGGCAAGTTCGAGGCGCAAGTCGGGGAACCGCTGTTCGAACTCCTCCACGGCCTTGCGGTCGTTCTGTTCGGCCAAGACCCACATGAGCTGATCGACGTCGGGTGCGATCTTCACGACTCCAACTCCTCGTAGGCCGCGCGAAACCGTTCGCGTGCCCGGTAAAGACGCGTTTTGGCGGCGTTGACGCCGCAGCCGATGCTCTCGCCAATCTCCTGTAGGCTCAACTCGTCCCAATAGAAGAGCACAAGCAGCGCCCGGTCGGCCGGTTGGATGCTGGCGAGGGCCAGATGGATCTTCGGATCGGTGTGCGGCTCTTCGGGCGCGTCGGCTGCGGCCAAGCCCTCGTCGAGCGGCACCCACCTGTTCTTGTGCTTGAGGCGGCGGCCCTGCTGGATGCTGCGATTGACGCTGATCCGGAAGAGCCACGTGCTGAACCGGGCCCGGCGATCGAAGCGCGGAAGGTGCCGGTAGACCAGGGTGAAGATCTCCTGCACGGCATCGGCGGCCTCGTCGGCGTCCAGCAAGATGCCGCGGGCGATCGCGTAGACCTTGTCGTAGTAGCGGTCGTACAGAAGGTGGAACGCGTCCGCGTCGCCGCCAAGGAAACGCTCGACGAGCACCGCGTCCTCGTCGAAGTGCGCCTTGCCCTGCTCGGCCATCACGGAAACCATCGCCCCTTTAGACGCTGCGTCGGTTGGCGACGTCACGATCGTATCCGCCTTCGGTCTTTCCGGGACCATCGGCCTACCTCGGTGGAGGCGGCCCCCCGCGTCGTCGCCCAGGCCCAGGGCCGCTCTGCATCCTCTGCATGGCTCGTTCCAACTGGGCTCGAGCCCGCTGTACCTCCGCGCGGAACGCTGGGGGCAAGCCGTCGAGGCCCGTTGCGCCTCCTGGCATCAGCATCGCGTCGCGAAGTTCCCGGGCCAGGCGCGCGTTGGGACTGAGCGCGAACTGGAACCCGTACTGGGAGAGGGTGGCGGGACGGAAGAGCGTGTAAGGTCCTGCCTCGCCCGCCGACGGGGAGGCGCCTCCGGGCATCGAGTCTCCGGCAAGCTCTCCAGCCAGCTCGTCGGCGGACATGAAGCGCGCGTCCGTGCCGTCCGCCCGGGTTCCACGGACCCCGGAGTTGCTGCGGATGGTGACCGCGAGTTGCCCGGAGGTGGGGACGCCGAGGGGCAGGGCCTCGGTCCGCTCTTCCAGGAGCGTGGTCTCGGGCCGCAATCCCCCGAGGAAGGGTCGTCCGCCACGCTGCCCGCCGGCCACCGCGGCGACCATGACGATCGACTGTTCCTCTTGCGCGGGGGGCGCCGGCTGCGGTTCGGATGGCGGCAGTTGGATGTCCGGACCTGAAAGCGAGTCGTACACCATGCTTCGGACCCATTCGGCTTGGGCCGCACTCAGGCTCCCCAGCGGAAGGGTCCCGCCTCGGGCGAGGGCGGCGCGCTGGGTGGGAGAGAGCGTTCCGAAGAGTTTGAGCATCAGCCGCCGATCGGCGGCGTTCGCCTGAAAATCACGGCCGGTCTCGGGGCTGAGCAGAAGGAGCGTGCGCTCGTCGAAACTCGAGCCGGGGAGGTCGTCGGACTGTTTGAGGGCGTAGGCCGCCATGTCGTCGAGGCGGGCGTACCCGTTCTTGAGCGTCAGTCGGAGAAGGGCGCCGAGCGCGCCGCGATCGATGTGGGAGGCACGCGCCTCGGTCGCGTAACGCGGCGAAACCAGCAGCCACTCGTCGGGGCGGTCGACCTTCAGATCCAACCTGCTCTGGGCAAACCCCAGGAACTGAGCGGGGGTGAGCTTGGCGTTTCCCAACCGACTGCAAGTGGGGATCAATCCGCTGTCCGGAAGGCAGGCCACGAGGTTGCGCGACTCGGCGGCCGCGGCGGCGCGGAAGGCCTCGCCGGAAACGAATTCGAGCGGCTCGTACCGGTCAGGGTTGGCGAGGCGCTCCTTCCAGCTCTCGGGCACCGGCGGCACGGACTCGGGATTGCCCGACCAGGAGAGCGCGGAGCCGCCGACGGCCAGGCGGATCGTGACGGTTTGGAGCATGCCGCTCTGGGCGGCCTTTCCGCCCATCAGCTCCGCATACTCCTGGGCGGTCTGGCTCAGCTCGATCGGCTTGCCGGCCGCGACCGGGCCCTGAACCGCGGATTCCTGGGGCACGAGGACGACGTTGGCGCGCGACACGATCTGCCCCTTGGAGTCAGCGGCCTTGAATTCGACGGTGAGCTCGGGACCGTCCCCCGTTCGGTGCACCACGAGGAGTGCCTTGCCGAGCCGGTCGATCGTCTTCGACGACAAATCGGGCCCACCGAGGAAGATCATCC
This window harbors:
- a CDS encoding sodium/proton-translocating pyrophosphatase, which translates into the protein MALRGRRRSAHRGWTLLLGALLTLLPGFAMASAEGNVVLKFSQNDMIYLYVSLALGILAIGVGIYLRNSVGAMSPGDEKMQEVGGAIREGALAYLLQQVKTMIPFVLLLAVGLFVMYWKRYDSLALGGWIAVTFIGGVAASYIAGYTGMLMAVAANMRTAHAALTSYKSSLEVAFRSGAVAGMFTVGMGLIGATLIFLLAGGNAMKLLVGFGFGGSLAALFMRVGGGIFTKAADVGADLVGKVEAGIPEDDPRNPATIADNVGDNVGDCAGMAADIFESYEVTLVAAIVLGAATAQIFDQPTWMKLILFALMARGVGIVASIVGVFSVKGSDNIDADPLKAIRKGFQSSAVVAAIGTAILAWFMMGGNGNPIKTNTLRSTEEFARNDLKSIFALREKIAKEKGKKTWEIGVSDLQNRPELKEMGMDKPEDQDLIQQAIFTDPTQLPEIKSLSGYHMVDFADADNPILDYAIQNPNLASDPSAKQYVTIKEAFVGKGGEANLGAVKLHIKADVPEQPAQGDTPAQPGQKVDRETWFGPVFVDELDKQITQQLDAAKAQGVKLEIEKLKTVPVHLYANADGKLALGVDAGVDKPQVLRPNFPMFFFTESVDTVEKAQASPGGQMGGMPNREPIALAVVESKTVPWYMFFAAILFGILMAFAIEILTDYYVSTHKKPVREVADVASAGPAPMIIQGFALGLESSVFSVFAIVIALIMPLFFFPPGDYGGYILSFYGIALVGLGLLTTTGYILAMDTFGPISDNAQGVFEMSGAGHNSPEGSKAVQRLDAAGNTTKALTKGFAIATAVVAAVALFHSFLEDARLGEVGLRLDVPQIFLGLLIGGAAPYLFSAFSINAVGRAAFHLISEVRQQFANDPGIMKGTSKPNYGRCVAIVTEAAQKELLGPGILAIALPALVAFGFSIGQAPTIINGDAYNLTGAQALGGFLAGAILSGQLMAVLLANSGGIWDNAKKLIEDGLHGGKGTEAHKAGVVCDTVGDPFKDTAGPALNPLIKVMNLVALLLAPVVIQPFGTDVLVAISGICLAALAFSIWWSKRGSLSDALSVTATGGGAPAPAVAASADVAAAPKRKILVEEEPEAVEPENPEA
- a CDS encoding sigma-70 family RNA polymerase sigma factor, which translates into the protein MVSVMAEQGKAHFDEDAVLVERFLGGDADAFHLLYDRYYDKVYAIARGILLDADEAADAVQEIFTLVYRHLPRFDRRARFSTWLFRISVNRSIQQGRRLKHKNRWVPLDEGLAAADAPEEPHTDPKIHLALASIQPADRALLVLFYWDELSLQEIGESIGCGVNAAKTRLYRARERFRAAYEELES